The sequence AGTCGAATGGATGCCGTAGAGGGTTCCCCACCCGAACTCCGTCCCACATCGGTATTTGGCAAATCAGAAGGAGGCACTATTAGCCTTTTTTACATTTTATGGCGCGGAACGGCGTGACCGTCGGCGAACAACCGATCCGTCACGGCGCGAAACTCAGCCAACCGTTTTCCGAATCAAAGGACCGTTTTCCCGCACATAGCCGGGATAGGCATAGATCCCATCTAAGCGAACCCCAGGGCTTTTTCCACCAAACGATAAAATTTTGCAGGAGATCCTGGGCCCAACCCCCACCGGCCAGTCCCAGGTCGACCTCGATCTGCAACACTGCAGGCCGCCGAGCGTTCAAGGACGAGAGGGCGCGAAGGGGAACGGGGTTGTCCACCATCACGAAAATTTGTTTTTCGGACGACACGCCCCCCGCGCGGGATTCACCAGACCGGTGATCAAGATCAAGCGCCGAGCCCAGCGGCGCGAAGAGATGCCGGCCTCCGTTCAGATCAGTCCGACCAGCGGTCGGCGCCCGAGGCGGGGCTACCAGGCCACCGCCGGCGCTCCGTAGCCAGACCGTCGGCCCGCGCCGACGACCGCGGGCGAAGCAAGGCCAGCCCGATTTCCCGCCTCACCGCCCGCACGTTGTAGGCGATGGCGGCCAATTCCACCTCCACCCGGCGCAGGCGTGGTCCGTGACGACATCAGTCGGCCTCAGGACGATCGAACGGGGACAGAAGAAGGAGGATCGCCCGCCAGATTTTCATAAAGATCGGCAACCGCTGGCGCCCACAGGAAATAGAGCCAAGGGACATGCACGCGGTCGTATTCCCCCCCACAAACTCCGTCAGTTCCGCCCCAAAGCCTTTCTTGAACCGATACAACCCACACGGATCCTCCGGTTTCAGGTTGCTCGGCACAACGCGAAATCGTAGAGCGTGCAGGCGTTGGATTTCGCCCAGCGGATCATGGTCCATTGCATCAGATGGTTGGGCATGTATTGACGGTCGGTGTTGGCGCTGGCGCCGTAAGGCATACCAGGTTGTTTTCCCATGGGTGAGCGCCCAGGGCCCCGGAAATCGGTTTCCCCTCGCGCTCGGCCGGGAAAATTGAGCCTTCCCCTGCGCCCAACCGCTTTTGAATGTCCAAAAATACCCCGCCGGCCGAATCAAAAAATCCGTCGGCCGGGCCGTATCGACGAGGATGCGGTAGAAGGTTTCAATCTCTTCGCGGGGAGCGACCGGGCGGATGGTCACGCCTTCTTTTCCCGCCAAACGAATGTTATGGCGGGTCTTCTGATCCATCCTTCAGAAGATCTCTTCGCTCTTCGAAATATCAAGCGAAACACCAGCCGAGGCTGAACCCCGAAAAACCCGCCCGTCTCGGCGCCCGCCGAAACCCGTTTTGCAAAAAGAGGCCCCGAAATCCAGTCCATCGTTTTTTGAGACATCGGGATCGATCTTAAGAAAAACCGCTTTACGTTCCCGCGCCAGCTTTTTCCACTCGACGGAACAGTTCCGCCAAATCCTCCGCCGTCCATCCCTCCAGAGAACCGGGCCCCGGGGCGCGTAAAAAACAATGCCCGAATTTTGGAAAATCCCGCTCCAAAACCTGGAGCCCCACCGGAAAACGTCCCGTTCCACACAAAAGACGGTGCGCCCGCCAGCCGACGGGGCTTTAACCTCGGACCAACCCGCGGTTTTGAAACACATGGTGCTTAACGGCCGTGGCCGTCGTCGATCACGCCTCCGCCGCCAGGGTCAAAGGTTCACCATGGCGTTGCCACATTTCCAGCATGAGGAGGCCCACAGGCGATACCCGTGGTCCCGTCGGCCCGATTGGTGCTCGTCCCCCAATCCCTGAAGAACCTCGGGCCGGAAATCGCCGCTGGGCCTCGGGAGAAAGCACGGTCTCCTGAAACATCGGACAGGCAGCCCCGAAACCAAGGTCCCAAAGGAATCCCAAACCCCATTTTCCGCTTCAAGATCGTGGGGAAGGAGATCCTTGGAAGTTTCTTTGAAAATCCATTTGGTCTGGGACCATCCCTTTAATTTCCACCGGCGGGCAGTCGGAACACGAACTCCGCGAAATCGTGGTCAGGAGCGGCGACCGTCCCTCAAGGAAACCGCCATGGAGGCGATGTCGACTTTCGTCATCAAACATTCCGGCAAATAGGTCGAAAAATCCGTGTAGAGCGTCCGGTTGATGACATCGGCGCTGGGCGCCCGGTCGAAAAGCTTGTCGAATATGGCGCAACGCCCGTCCCTCGGCAACCCGGGAAGCGAAGGCTTCCGTATGGAGCGCGCGTTTGAGCGGGTCAGGGAAAAAACAAAGAACCCGAGATGGCGCGCCGCGGGGTCGATTCCCCCACGCTCTCCATCAAGCGCCGAACCCCGCCACACCCCACCCCTTGGAACCCCCGCGATCTCCGAGTAGGGAAAGCGTTTTGGCCCCCTTTCCAAACCCGCTCCGGGAACGGCCCGCGCCCTGTGGGCCCCAGGGCCGCCACGCGTGCCGAAGGTATCCCGCGAAGTTCTCGTCCCCCGTCGCCGTTCAAGGCCACGGTGACGTACCCGCCGGGTCTCCCGCGCCGCGTAATAGGTCGGCAGGGCGGAGGGGTCCCGCGAAGGCTCGCCGTAATGGCGGGCCAGAAGAAACACTTCCGCCATCTCGAAGCTTGACCACGAACTCCGTGTGGTCGGTTCCCGAACCGCCAGGCCACCTCATGGCGAAGGGAGTTCGGAAAATTCCTCATGGTCGAACCCAATGGAAAGGTTTTAACAGGCTGGTCCGACAATTCGCTCATAGGCCCACGATGACGGAGGAATCGATGCCGCCCGAAAAAACGCGCCCAAAGGAACCTCGGAGATCAGTCGCATTTTGACCGCCTCGGTCAATCGTCGGCGGATCTCAGACAACCTCTTCAACCCGATCGATAAGGGCGGTTGGTTAACCGGAAAGGTCCCAATACCGTTCCACCGCACCGCGCCTTTCTCCACGATCAAACGGTGGGCCGGGAAGTTTCCGAACATTTTTGTAGATAGTGAACGGGCTGGGGATATACTGAAAACTTAAAAACAGATCCAGCGCCTCGAGGTGCATTTCCGGATCAAAGTCGGGAACTTTAAGCGCCCAAGTTCAGACGCCCACGCCAGCCAGCCGCCGTTCCATGTAGAAGAGCGGCTTTTTCCCGAACCGGTCCCGAGCTAAAAACAACCGCTGGCGTTTCTCGTCCCACAAGGAAAAGCGGAACATCCCCGAAGCCGCCGAACGCACTCCACGCCTTCTTCCTCATACAGATGGACAATAGTTTCCGTGTCCGAATGGGTTTTTAAACCGGTGCCCTTGGCCTCCAACTCTTTCCGCAAAACCTCGAAATTATAAATCTCCCCGTTAAAAACAATCCCCACCGTCCCATCTTCATTGAAGATCGGCTGTCGCCCCCCCGCCACATCAATGATCGCCAACCGCCGCATGGCCAACCCCACCCGACCGTCGGGCGAAACCCAAGCGCCGCCCCCATCCGGACCCCGGTGGTGAAGACTCTCGCAGGCGCCCTCCAACAGTGGGGCCGATCCGGTAACGCCGGAACGGGAGAAAAAGCCGGTTATGCCGCACATGTTAGCGCTCGCATAGGAAATGCCAGTAGGGAAGGTGATCGGAAACCGTCACGCGAGTAAAAGTGTCCGTGAGAGCTGAAATCTCTTTCCGACTCACCCTCTGTTCGATGCTCGTAAAAAATCGATCGTAGACATCCTGCTCGATCCGCCGAAGAGATTTGTCTTGATAGAACTCGAAAAGCGGAACGTACCGGCCCCATCCGAAAACATTCAACAGACGGCCCCAACACCACCAACGGTTTGTAAATAAACACCGCACCCAGCCAAGAGAACAACCGCCAGAAAACCAAGCCCCCGGATCTGGCAAAGGATCGTCCGGGCCAACGTCACCGCTTGGAGCGCCCACCGATAATAGAAAGGACGATTGTCCAAGCTGTAGTAAAGGAAAACCAACAACCGCGGCGCGTAGCGAGCGATGGCCCTCACCTCGTCTAAACAAGGCACCGGCAAATGGTGCAACACCCCGAGACAAAAAAGAAAATCGGCGAAATCTCGCCGAAAGGAAGCCCACGAAGGTCTCCCTAAAAAAAAAAGCGCGTGGGGGCAATCCCGCAAATTTTCTCGGCCACAAAGATCGCGTCGGAGAAATCCACCAGCACCAGTTCCCGGCAATGGTCTTTGATGAAGTGGCTCCAGCGCCCAATGCCGCACCCCAGGTCGCAGACCCGCGCGCCGCGAAGGCTCGCCCGGTCCACCAGATCGAAATAGGCGTCAAATTCCCGCCCATGCTCGGGGAGAATCCGCGGATACTGTTTCCATTCCTCTCCAAAGGAAAATTGGATGTCTTCGGCGAAATCCGCGCGAGAGGGGCCTCCCCTGGAATCCCATAAGACCCGGCGAACCTGCGCTGAATATTCCCGCGGGTCCGGCAGAAGGATGACGTCGCCCAAAACGGGATACGACCGGCCTCGAACCTCGATTCCGCCATCCACTAGGCGAAGGTCCTCCGTGCCAAAGAGATCACGAAGGGCGGGAAGTTTGTCCGCGTAGTAAGAAGGTCCCAGGACCAAAGAGGGAGGGATCACCGCGGGGCTCCTAACGCTTCGTCATAGAGGGCCCGATAACGGGCGGCGACGGAACCCATGGAAAAATGTTTTTCAATTCGATCTCTTCCCGCCAAACCCCGGCTTCGGCGCTCTTCAGGCGATAGGGCCAAGAGCGCCCCCCACGCCTCGGAAAGAACCGCCGGATCCCGCGCCGGAACGGTCCGGCCGGTGTCCCCCAGAAGCGCGACCACGTCCCCCACGGCCGTGGCCGCGCAGAGGACCCCGCAGGCCATGGCCTCGCCTAAAACGCTGGGGAACCCTTCGCTCACCGACGACAGGGTGGCCACATCAAACCCCGGGAGAATGTCCTGAACATTTTCTTGTTGGCCCAGAAGGATCATGTCGTCAAGCCCGCGGGCACCCAGAGCGTGGAGAAGAACGGCGTTGCTCCTTTCCATTCCCGCCCCGCAGAGAACGAACCGCGCGTCGGGCCGCTTGTTTTTAAAAATCTGGGCGGCGTCCAAAAAAGTGGGGATGTCTTTGTGTGGGTCGTAGCGAGCCACGAGCCCGATCACCGGGTTCTCCGGCGTCACCCCCCAGGAAAGCCGAACCGCCGCCCGGACGTTCGGACGCGGCCGAAAAAGGTCGGTGTCAAACCCCAGTGGAATCACCCGCATGGGACCCGGGTCATACCCGGCGGCCACATGCGCAAGACGAACCGCCTCTCCCACGCACACGATGCGCCGCGGAATCCGACAGGACAAACGAGCCCCCCA comes from Elusimicrobiota bacterium and encodes:
- a CDS encoding peptidoglycan bridge formation glycyltransferase FemA/FemB family protein; translated protein: MDQKTRHNIRLAGKEGVTIRPVAPREEIETFYRILVDTARPTDFLIRPAGYFWTFKSGWAQGKAQFSRPSARGNRFPGPWALTHGKTTWYALRRQRQHRPSIHAQPSDAMDHDPLGEIQRLHALRFRVVPSNLKPEDPCGLYRFKKGFGAELTEFVGGNTTACMSLGSISCGRQRLPIFMKIWRAILLLLSPFDRPEAD
- a CDS encoding glycosyltransferase, with protein sequence MVQTWLPDPNVVGGLAAWTLGIPVVWGLHQANLSPGLNGARTLRMLRWGARLSCRIPRRIVCVGEAVRLAHVAAGYDPGPMRVIPLGFDTDLFRPRPNVRAAVRLSWGVTPENPVIGLVARYDPHKDIPTFLDAAQIFKNKRPDARFVLCGAGMERSNAVLLHALGARGLDDMILLGQQENVQDILPGFDVATLSSVSEGFPSVLGEAMACGVLCAATAVGDVVALLGDTGRTVPARDPAVLSEAWGALLALSPEERRSRGLAGRDRIEKHFSMGSVAARYRALYDEALGAPR